In Legionella spiritensis, the following proteins share a genomic window:
- a CDS encoding Do family serine endopeptidase has product MSLHAIAEDSKSLPSLAPVLKNAMPAIVNVAVQGVIPAFPQAGEDDEDNRNQRPAPMIPEKPRKFQSIGSGVIVDPKNGVIITNDHVIRNANLITVTLNDGRRLKAKLIGGDSDTDLAVLKIDAKNLKSLPIGDSDKAEVGDFVVAIGNPFGLNSFGNSQSATFGIISAMKRSDLNIEGIENFIQTDAAINPGNSGGALINTKGELIGINTAILSPYGGNVGIGFAIPVNMAKDVVQQLIRYGSIRRGLMGIFVQHLTPELAQAMGYPEDFQGALVSQVNEQSPAERAGLKAGDIITKINNTRITQATQVKTTISLLRVGSDVKITVKREGKEITLNAVVTDIKKHEQELQSSNPFLYGLALRNFEQDSPLHGHITGIQVVGASENSAGWRAGLRPGDIIISANKQATPNVKTLQTVSQKNKQQMLVQVLRGAGAMYLLIV; this is encoded by the coding sequence ATGTCCTTGCATGCCATAGCGGAAGACAGCAAATCGCTTCCGTCGCTGGCGCCTGTACTTAAGAATGCCATGCCGGCCATCGTGAACGTTGCCGTTCAAGGTGTTATTCCCGCCTTCCCGCAGGCCGGTGAAGACGATGAAGATAACAGAAATCAGCGTCCGGCTCCCATGATTCCTGAAAAACCACGGAAATTTCAAAGCATTGGTTCCGGTGTTATCGTCGATCCGAAAAACGGGGTCATCATCACTAACGATCACGTCATTCGTAACGCAAACCTCATTACGGTCACCTTGAATGACGGGCGTCGTCTGAAAGCCAAATTGATAGGCGGAGACAGTGATACCGATCTGGCCGTCCTGAAAATTGACGCTAAAAACCTTAAAAGTCTGCCAATTGGTGATTCGGACAAGGCGGAAGTTGGTGATTTCGTAGTCGCTATTGGTAACCCGTTTGGTTTAAACAGCTTCGGCAACAGCCAGTCCGCGACGTTTGGTATCATCAGCGCGATGAAGCGGAGCGACTTGAACATAGAAGGCATTGAAAACTTTATCCAGACCGATGCCGCGATTAATCCGGGTAATTCCGGCGGCGCGCTGATCAATACCAAAGGCGAGTTGATTGGAATCAACACCGCGATATTATCCCCTTACGGCGGCAATGTCGGCATAGGCTTCGCTATACCTGTCAACATGGCGAAAGACGTGGTGCAGCAATTGATTCGCTACGGCTCCATCCGACGCGGCCTGATGGGTATATTCGTCCAGCACCTGACACCTGAACTGGCTCAGGCCATGGGTTACCCGGAAGATTTCCAGGGCGCGCTAGTATCTCAGGTCAACGAGCAGTCCCCTGCCGAACGCGCCGGTTTAAAAGCGGGTGATATTATTACAAAAATCAATAACACCAGAATTACCCAGGCCACTCAGGTTAAAACCACAATCAGCCTGTTACGTGTCGGCAGTGATGTAAAAATTACCGTAAAACGCGAAGGCAAGGAAATAACCTTAAACGCCGTGGTCACCGATATCAAGAAACACGAACAGGAATTGCAATCAAGCAATCCGTTCCTGTATGGACTTGCATTAAGAAACTTTGAACAGGATTCACCACTGCACGGCCATATCACCGGCATACAGGTTGTGGGCGCCAGTGAAAACAGCGCAGGCTGGCGTGCGGGATTAAGACCGGGCGACATCATCATCAGCGCCAACAAACAGGCGACGCCTAACGTGAAAACCCTGCAAACCGTATCACAAAAGAACAAGCAACAAATGCTGGTTCAGGTATTGCGCGGTGCGGGTGCCATGTATCTGCTTATCGTTTAA